In Ralstonia pseudosolanacearum, the DNA window AGGATGGGCTCGCCGCCAGCACCAGATTGCTCGCGGTAAAGGTCCGCACCACCAGGTTGGAATCGTCCAGCGTCGAGCGCACGCGCAGCGCGACGTCATACCCCTCGCCGATCACGTCGACGCGCCGGTTGGTCACGTCCAGCTCCAGCCGCACCTCCGGCTGCGCCAGCAGAAACTTCGACAGCACCGGCGCCAGGAAGGCATGCGCCACGCCCACCGGGCAGCTGACGCGCAATCGCCCCGATGGCCGCTCGCCGGCATGCTCGGCCACCTCCAAGGCGGCGCGCGCGGCCTGCGTCATCACCTCGCACTGCGCGTAGAACGCCGAGCCCACGTCGGTGACGTGCACGGCCCGGGTCGAGCGCTGCAGCAGCCGCACCCCCAACCGCTGCTCCAGGTCTGCCACGCGGCGGCTCACACGCGACTTGGGAATCCCGAGCGCCCGCGCGGCGGCGGAAAAACTGCCGTGCGTCACCACGGCGGCAAACAGGACGAGGTCGTTGAGGTCTTCCATGGCAGCGCTCCAGTCCAATGGCGCATTGGATGCGCCCATTGTCTCACTGATGGAACGGAGTATGCCAATTTGCACCACTACTGGAACTTGATGCGCCGCACTATCTTTGCATCAACCCACCTGTTCCCGGAGAGACATCATGCAAGTCCTTCACCTCGACTCCAGCATCCTGGGCGACGCGTCCGCCTCGCGCATCCTGACCGCCGCCATCGTCGACGAACTGCGCCGCGACAACCCCGGCGCCACCGTCATCCACCGTGACCTGGCGGTCGACGCGATCCCCCACCTGGACGGCGCCATCGCCGCGGGCTTCCGCGCCACCGGCACCGACGGCTTCGACGCCGCCACCCGCGCCGAGCATGCGCGCTCGGAGGCGCTGGTCGGCGAGCTGCTCGCCAGCGATGTGATCGTGGTCGGCGCGCCGATGTACAACTTCTCGGTGCCGAGCCAGCTCAAGGCCTGGATCGACCGCGTGGCGCAGGCCGGCCGCACCTTCAAGTACACGGAAACCGGCCCGGTGGGCCTGGCGGGCGGCAAGAAGGTGATCGTCGCCTCCACGCGCGGCGGCATGTATTCGGCCGGCCCGGCGGCCGCGATGGATTTCCAGGAGGCTTACCTGAAGACGGTCTTCGGCTTCCTCGGCATCACCGATGTGCAGTTCGTGCGCGCCGAGCGCCTGGCGATGGGCCCCGACGCCCGCGCGCAGGCCCTGGAAGCCGCGCATGCCGCCATGCATGACGTGGTGAACCAGGCCATCGCGGCCTGACCCGCCGGCGCCGGATCAGCGGCGCCGCGACGTCCAGCCACGACCAAAAGGGCGCCCGCAGACTTGCGGCGCCCTTTTTTTCACGAAGGAAGCGGCCCAGGCCGGACCGGCTGACCGTTCAGAGCTCGCGATTCTCGCGCGCGTGATGGATAGCCTCGAGCGTACGGCGTGCGCGCAGCTTGCGCCACACCATCGGCCCGATGATCGTGGTGGCGATCAGGCACGGCACCGCCCAGGCGACGGCGATTTCCAGAAACTTGGTCATGATATGTTCCCCCGACAGAGGTCTGTCGATGCCTGCAGAGCAAGCTGCGTGCATCGTCCTAGTCCGCGTGGAGTGTCTTTGCACTCCGGTCTCGTTATTCCGGCTATCGGCGCCGGGCATTCGAACTTGAACACCTGGCGTTGGCCGGTCGTATTATTTCGTGCTTCCCCAGGCTATCTGTCAATAGTTCGTCCGCATCTTTGCAAGGAATTGTCGCCTGGGGGTCACAGCCACCGAGCACCCGGCTTTCCCACAAGGTAACGGCAAATTACATCGGTCCGAGGCAGCGCACGCAGGCAGCGCCGCCGGCCACCGTTCGCCCGCCGGGCGGTGCAGTTTTGCTTACAAAGCGTAAAGCGCGGTCACGCGCGGTTTCCTTACAGTCAAGGCGAGTCCCATCCCCCAACTGACCGGAGCCTCGCCATGAAACGTACCCTTGCCCTGCTGATCCTTGCCGCAGCCGCGGCGTCCGCCCTGAGCGCCTGCGTGGTGGTCCCGGCCGACGGCTACTACTACCATCCGCACTACCACCCGTATTACCGCGGCTACTGAACCCGGCCCTGGCCGACCGCTGCGCCTTGCACGCTAGCGGATGCGCCTCATGGCGAGGCGCCCGGCGGCGGCACCGCCGCCGAGACCAGCCGGGTCCGCCTCAAGCGCAATCCGGAAGCCGCGCTCGGCCTGGCAGGATTGCCGGGTCATGCGCCGCCCCCGTGAATGCGATGGTGCCCAGATGACGCCCACATCGGGGCCGGCACCATCGCGATCCCGTTTCAAGCCAAGCCGCGATCAGAGTGGCCGGCCGTTAAGACGATCGCGCTCAGTCGGCATCCGGCGCGGCGGCCGGATCGCCATCCGCGTCGGCCGGCTGCACGCGCCCTTCGTCGAAGGCCTTGCGGATCAGCGCGCCGCAGACAGCGCTGCGCACATAGCCGCGCGGCGAGAGGGTCTCGCGCACGAGCATGCCGTAGTGGTGCTTGTCAGCCGTGATCCACGGATAGAAGCCGAACGCACCGGGCGAGCTGAACGCGCCATCGCCGCCGGGCTGGTCTTCGATCCAATAGTTGAGCGCGTAATGCCACGGCTGGGAGGCCGGCGTGCTGACGGCGGCCGGGCAACTGCCGGGCTCGGTGCAGACGGCATGCTCCCCCAGCATCCTGCCGAGCCGGTATTCGCCGCGCATCAGGCGCCGCAGGAACCGCCCGTACGCGGTGGGCGAGGCGGCCATCCCGCCGGCCGGCTCGGGCACAAGGTAGTCCATGCCGAACGGCGCGCCCGCGTCCGTGAGGGCGGGCACGTGGGCCAGTTCGCGCGTCAGCTCCGTGGTCAGCGCGGCAGCATCGGCCTTGCCGAAACCCAGGTCGATCAGCAGCTTCTGGTCATGGCCGCCGTTGTAGCTGAAACGGCCGACGTGCCCGGGCGTGAGCGTACCGTTGCGGCCGCGCGCGAAGCAGCTTTGCGCCGTGTCGTCGCGATTGCATAGACGCGGATTGAGCGCGTCATACCCCGACCGCATGGTCAGGGCGTCGATGATCGCCGGGGTCAGCTTGCCTTGCTGGCGTTCCACGACATAGGTCCCGAACACCCACTTGGACGCCGAAGCCAGCCGCACCGGCCGGTCCGCATCGACGCGGCGGCCTTGCTGGCCCTGCAGCAGCACGCGATCCGCATCGCCGATTTCCCAGTAGTAGTCCCCCATGTGCTGGCATGCGGCCGCGTGCTGCAGAGTCGATTCGACTGCGGCGCGACGCTTGGCCAGCGTCGGCGGCTCCGCGGCCTGCAGCGCCGGTGCCGCCACCGACAGCGCCAGCGCCCATGCCGGCCCCCACACGGAAAATCGCCGCGCGCGGCGGGCCTGTATTGCTGTCATACCTGTTTCCTGCCTGATTGCATTACCTGTTTGTTACCCATGCAGGGCAACACTCCCCTGTTTATCGTTTGCTGTCCTACCCGCGTCCGAAAGCCGGCGGACAGGCAGCGAAACCCGCTTGCCAAGCCTTGTTCCCGAATATCGCAGCCATTGACAAAATACCGCCTACCCCTTGCTGCAACAGAATGCACGCCGATACCGCACTTTTTGAACGACTGCAATAACGGGCATGATCCAAATGGAGTAGGAAAATCCCCCGACTTCCGGGTATCGCTTCGTGCATGTTGTCCTAGAATGAAGCCCAAGAAAAGTAGAATTAAAAAAAACTAAATACAGATGAGCACGCAGGGAGTCGGTCATGGGATACATCAAGCGGGGAGGCACGGGCCTGGTGGCCCGCATGGGGTGGGAGAGGACTGCCGACTGGCAGGCCATTCCCGCGCGACGACGCCTGTTCCATACGGCACGACTCGCGCCCACCCGTATTCCGGCATTGCTGCTCTGGGTGCTGGCCATCTCGCTGACGGCCGGCATCGGCCGCGTTCTGATACACCGATGGTGGTAGCCAATATCGAAAAAGACTGGCGACGGGGAAGGTCACAGCGCGAGAGTTTGGACCTGGCAGCACCACCGGATTCATAGACCGCATCCATTACGGCACCGAGGGGAAACTATCCTGCTCCGCAGGATCGCATACCGTTCCGATGCGTTGGGCATCGGAATGGCATTTTCCTTCTTTCCGGCAACATCTCTCTCCCGCACTTGACCGCAGTGCTGCGCAGGCAGCAGACAACGGGGCACACGTCCCATGGCAGGCGGTGCCGACTATAAGGGGGAGCATCATGAATATTTCATTCACCGGCAAGACGTTCAGGTCCGTGGGCGACCTGTTCTTCCAGGCCATCGTGGACGGCAAGGTCTTGAGTTGCTTTGTCACGTCCGAAGCCCTGTCGCTTTGCGATTGCGCACACCAGAAGGTCAGTGCCGAAGAGATCTACCGCAACTACCGCGACTGGATCGAGCAGGCCGCATCCGACCTGATCCGCGCCGGCGCGCTGGCGCCGGTGATCGTGCGCGGCCGTGACCTGGCGGCGTCTCGCGCCTCGCTGCCGCACGGCGGCGTGCCGGCCTACGACCTCGACCGCGCGCGCCAGTTGCGGCTGGTGCCGCGCTCGTCGCGCTAGAGACCTGCCCGGGCATGGGGCCGCCGGACGGGAGCCGGCGGCCCCGCGCTGAAGGTCCGTCCATCGCGCCGACCAGAACGAGCGGACACGTCATAGCGGAAAATAGATATTAAAAACATTCAGTTGTGGCCGCGAATGTCTTGCGGCACATTCCGCCTCCTCTCTGCACCTTACTGCAATCGTTTCAGCGGCAGGCACGCACTCCAGCCGGCCGTCCCGCATCACCCACCATCATGGAAGCGCCCGGAAATCCCTGGGCAACAATCCAGCTCAACCATAAGAGCACCGGCGTTCCCTGCCCGCCGAACAGTTTTCGTCGGTCCACAAGACCGGCGACTTTGCATGCCCAGCGGTCAATCGAAACATGAAATCCGCGATATGAAATTCGATGTATTGGTAGTTGGAGAAGGCCTGGCCGCCCTGACGTTGCTGCTGCATTTGCCGCCGAGTTTGAAAATCGGCGTCATCTCGCGCAACAAATACGACGAACCGTCGAGCTATTGGGCGCAGGGGGGTATTTCGGCGGTGTTTTCGGTCGATGACGACCACGACAAGCACATCCGCGATACGCTGCTCGCCGGCGACGGCCTGTGCGATGAAGCTGCCGTGCGCCAGATCGTGTGCGAGGGCGGCGAGGTGCTGCGCTGGCTGATCGACCAGGGCGTGCCCTTCACGCGCGAGGACGGTGAGATCCACCTGACCCGCGAAGGCGGACACAGCGAACGCCGCGTCGCGCACGTCGACGACATGACGGGCCGCGGCATCATGCAGGCCCTGCAGGCCAAGGTGGCCCAACTGCCCAACGTCATCTGGATCCGGCAATACGAGGCGGTGGAACTGATCTCCGACGGGCAGGCCGTCAGCGGCGTCATCGCCGAAAGCCTGGCCGACGGCGAAGTCACCGTCTTCAGCGCACCAACGGTTGTGCTTGCCGCCGGCGGCCTGACCGGGCTGTACCAGTACGCGACCAACCCGCACGCGAGCAAGGGCGAGGCCATCGCCATGGCCTGGCGTGCTGGCGCGACCATCGAGAACCTGGAATTCGTGCAATTCCACCCCACGGCCTTCCAGCTCGAGGGCCGGGTCATCAGCCTGATCACCGAAGCCGTGCGCGGCGAAGGCGGCCTGCTCTACAACGTCGCCAACGAGCGCTTCATGCAGGGCCATTCGAGCCAGCAGGAACTGGCGCCGCGCGACGTCGTGGCCCGCGCGATCTATTCGGAGATGCAGGCGCACGGCACGTCCCATGTGTGGCTCGACATCACGCACCAGGGCGCGGCATTCGTCGAACAGCATTTCCCGAACCTGGTCGAGATCACCCGAGCCCACGGCTGCGATCTGTCGCAGCACCGCGTGCCGGTCTCGCCGGCGGCGCATTACACGTGCGGCGGCATCGGCGCCGACGTGGCCGGCCGCACCAATATCGAAGGGCTGTATGCCATCGGCGAAGTGGCCAACTGCGGCCTGCACGGCGCGAACCGGCTGGCCAGCAATTCGCTGCTGGAATGCGTCGTCATGGGCAAGGCCTGCGCGCAGTCCGTGGCGGACACCGCCGGCAGCGCATCGCGCCTGCGCCTGACGCTGCCCGAGCGGATCGAGACGCCGTTCCACCCGAGCCTCCTCGCCGACCTGCGCGCCATCCTGTGGAACCACGCCGGGATCGTGCGCGGCAACACGGGGCTCCAGATCGGTCTGCAGAACATGGCCCAGCTGCAAGAGCGCCATGCCGGCGTCTTGCCGTACGGGCAGGCGCTGCGGGCGCAGAACATCTTCGATGCGGCGCATCTCGTCCTGTCGAGCGCGGCGGCCCGCAAGGAATCGCGCGGCGGCCATTTCAACAAGGATCACGCCGACAAGGCTGAAGCCCACACGACCCGGATTCCCGGCGTGCCCGTGAACTTCTGGGCCGCGGGCGAGAACGCACCGCACGCCGCGCAGCTCGCTGCCGCCTGATCCCCTCCGAGACCGCGTCGCGGCGCACAGGGCTTCGTGCCGGTGCGCCGCTGTCCTGATTTCTGCACCCTTGGCTCGACCATGCTCTTCCCGTTTCTTCTGGCCGGCCTGACTGCCGGCTTCTTCGCCGGCATGTTCGGCATCGGGGGCGGCGCCATCGTCATCCCCATCCTCGTCCACGTCTACCGCGACGCCGGCATGGACATGACCGAAGCGATCCGCCTCGCCTTCGGCACCTCGCTCGCGACCATGGCTTTCACCGGGCTGTCGTCGTATCTCAGCCACCGGCAGCGCGGCAATGTCGACGGCGCCTGGCTGCGCAAGCTGATGCTGCCCTCGGGGCTCGGCGCGCTGGTGGGCGGCATCATCGCCGCCCGGATTCCGGGCGGGTGGCTCGCGCTCGGGCTGGCACTGATGCTCGGGTACTTCGGCATCAAGCTGCTCGTGCAGCGCAGCGATGCGGTGATCGCCTGGCCGTGGCTCGAGCGGTACCGCCACGTGGCCGGCTTCCTGTCGGGGCTGACGTATTCGCTGGCGGGCATGGGCGGCGCCTCGGTCATCACGTTCTACCTGACCAAGGCCGGGCTGTCGCTGCGCGCGGCCATCGGCACCGCGACCGGCGTGATCCTGCCGATCTCGGTGGGCGCCATCCTCGGCTTCGGGCTGACCGCCGGCTCGCCGCACGACTGGCGCTGGGGCTATATCGACCTGCGCGCGCTGCTGGCGCTGAGCGTGTGCTCGATCGTGGCGTCCAAGCTGGGCGTCAAGACCGCGGCGTGGCTGCCGGTCGCGGTCCTGCGCAAGGGCTTCGGCTTCTTCATGTTCGTGCTGGCCGGCAAGACGCTGCTGGGCACGCTGAGCTAACCGCCGATCGGTCTACTGGTCGATCGGTCGATCGGTCGATCAGTCGGCCGGGAAGTCGTCTTCCCAGTATTCTTGCAGGTTGCGGCCCGTCTCCGGACGGGCTGCTTCGCGCTGGCGCAGCTCGACGCGCCGGATCTTGCCCGAGATGGTCTTGGGCAGCTCCGCGAACTCGATGCGCCGCACGCGCTTGTATGACGCCAGCCGGGCCCGGCAGAACCGCAGGATGTCGCGCGCCAGGTCGGGGCCGGCCACGTGTCCGGCACGCAGCACCAGGAAGGCCTTGGGCACGGCCAGGCGCAGCGGGTCGGGACTCGGCACCACGGCGGCTTCGGCGACGGCCGGGTGCTCGATCAGCACGCTTTCCAGCTCGAACGGACTCACGCGGTAGTCGGACGCCTTGAACACATCGTCGGCGCGACCGACATAGGTGAGGTAGCCGTCGGCATCGCGCGCGGCGATGTCGGAGGTGTGGTACACCCCGCCGCGCATCGCCTCGGCGGTCTTGTCGGCGTTGCCGGCGTAGCCCGCCATCAGCCCCATCGGGCGCGGGTCCAGTTCGATGCAGATCTCGCCCTCGTCGGCCGGGTTGCCGTCGGGATCGCGCAACGTGATGCGGTAGCCCGGCAGCGGCCGGCCCATCGCGCCCGGCTTGACCGGCTGACCGGGGCTGTTGCCGATCTGGCAGGTGGTCTCGGTCTGGCCGTAGCCGTCGCGGATGGTGATGCCCCACGCCGCGCGCACGCGCTCGATCACCTCGGGGTTGAGCGGCTCGCCGGCGCCGACCAGCTCGCGCAGCGCGGGCTTCCAGGCGGCCAGGTCCTCCTGGATCAGCAGGCGCCAGACCGTGGGCGGCGCGCACAGCGTCGTCACCCCCGCGCGGCACAGCACGTCCAGCACCGTCCGGGTCTCGAAGCGCGCGGCGTTGTAGACGAACACGGTGGCGCCGGCATTCCATGGCGCGAAGAAGCAGCTCCATGCATGCTTGGCCCAGCCTGGCGAACTGATGTTCCAGTGGACGTCGCCGGGGCGCAGGCCGATCCAGTACAGCGTCGACAGATGCCCGACCGGGTAGCTCGCATGCGTGTGCATCACCAGCTTGGGCCGCGAGGTGGTCCCCGAGGTGAAGTACAGCAGCAGCGGGTCGCTCGCCTGCGTCGGCGCGTCGGGCGTGAACTCGGGCGACGCGGCATAGGCGTCTTCCAGTCGATGCCAGCCGGGCGGCGCGCGGTCCGCACCGACCGCAATGCGGGTGAAGGTGCCGGCCACCCCATCCAGCTTGGCGCAATCGGTGGCGCCGGCCACCACGTGCCCGACCTCGCCCATGGCGATGCGCTCGCGCAGGTCATCGGCCGTCAGCAGCGTGGTCGCGGGGATGATGACCGCGCCCAGCTTCATGCAGGCGAGCATCACGTCCCACAGCGCCGGCACGTTGCCGAGCATCAGCATGACGCGGTCGCCGCGCCGCACGCCGAGCGCGCGCAGGTGGTTGGCCACGCGCGCCGAGCGCTCGGCCATCTGCGCGAACGACAGGCGCGTCTCGCCGCCCTGCTCGTCGAGCACCCACAGCGCGGTGGCCCCGTTGCCGCGCGCCATGCCGTCGAAATAGTCGAGCGCCCAGTTGAAGCGGTCCAGCGCCGGCCATGCGAAGTCGCGCACGGCGGTGTCGTAGTCCTCCCGATGCGCGAGCAGAGCGTCGCGGCACCGGAGGAATGCCTCCAGCGATGTCATGCCTGGTCTCCTGTGGTTGGCCGGCGCCTTGTTCCGGGCGCGGATCGGCCTGCGACGGCAAACGGCAACGGACGACAAACGGATCGGCAAACGCCGCCGGGGCGCACGCTCATTGCGAGCGCGGCGGAAGGCGCAACGAGCGGCCGCCGCCCAGGCTCAGCCAGGCCCAGGCCGTGGCGGCCACCACCACCGCCAGCGCGGCGGCCCACTGGGTGCCCGCCAGCACCCGCTCGGCCAGGCCGGACACCTCGCCCGGCAGCCACGTCCACAGCAACTCCAGCCAGCCCGCGCCGAGCCAGGCACCGCGGCCGGCGCCGGTGGCCAGCTCTACCGCCAGCAGCGCCGCGCTGATCGCCGCGAACGACATGCCGCCGTGGGCCAGCACGCGGCTGAACACGGGCAGCTCATACAGGGGCTTGAGATATTGGATGTGGCGGATCAGCGTCCACGCGCAAACCGCGAGCAGCGCGACGCTGACGGCGACCATCGGGGCCGGGCTGCGCAGGCACACGCCCAGCGCGATCCACCCCAGCGCGTGGATCTCGTGGCGCCGGTAGATGCACAGCGCCCGCGCGGCATGCAGCAGGCCAATCGGGGGGACACCGGCGGAAGCCATAGGCGCTCCATCTAAACGGATCGGGACACCCTCGAGGACGACCGCGGTGGAACGGTGGCCGGACGGATCCGTGGTTGTAATGCATGCTGCGTCGCCGCATCCACCGGGCAGGCGCAGTTGCTTGCAGTGTACTGGCGAGCGGCCGGCGGTGCGAGTGCCGACCGTGCGTTTCAGCCGAATGAAGGACGGCACCCGGATTCAGGCCTCGCGCAAATGTTCGATCAGCTGGCGCGCGTAGGCGGGCAGATCATCGAAGCGGCGCACGCAGATGCGCAGCAGCCGTGTCGCCCAGGCGTCGGTCAGGCGCACGCGGCGGATGCCCATCGAGCGCTGCAGCCGGACGGCGGCGTGCTCCGGGATCACCCCCACGCCGACGTTGCGCTCCACCATGCGGCACACCGCGTCGAAGCTGCGCAACCGCACGCGATACTTCAGCCGGTAGCCGGCGCGCGCGGCGTGTCCCGCCAGGTAGGCCTGCAGCGCGTTGTCGCCGGTCAGGCCGACGAAATCTTCCTGCAAGGCTTCGACAAAGGCGATCTCGCGCCGCTCGGCGAGCGGATGATCGCGCGCGGTCACCAGCACGAGGCGGTCGTGGCGGAACGGGAAGGTCTCCAGCCCCGACAGGTCCACCGCGTCGTTGACGATGCCGATGTCCGCCCGCCCCTGCGCCACCGCCTCCACGATCTCGTGGCTGACCAGCTCCTCCAGGTCGATATCGACTTCCGGATGCTGGGCCAGGAACGCGCTCAGGGTCTCGGGCAGGAACTCCGTCATGGCGGCGGTGTTGGACAGCAGGCGCACGTAGCCCTTGAGCCCGCGCGCATATTCGCCCAGCTCGCCGCGCATGCGCTCCATCTGCTGCAGCACCACGCGCGCGTGGTGCACCAGCGTGCGGCCCGCGGCGGTCGTCTCCACGCCGCGCCGGTTGCGCGTCAGCAGCGGCACGCCGAGCGCCGCCTCCATGCCGCGGATGCGCGCGCTGGCCGACGCCAGCGTGAGGTGCGCACGCTCGGCGCCGGCCGTGATGCTGCCGGACTCGGCGGTATGCAGGAAAAGACGCAGGTCGGTCAGGTCGAAGCGCATGGCAATCTCGCCCGGAAAAACGGTGAGCCTCAGTCCCAGCCTGAGGCTGGGTCAATGTATCGCAGATTGCGACGCGCACACCAGTGGCCGAAACTGAGGCATCTACAACACCCACGCCCCCACATGGAATCCGCCACGCCGCTGCTGTTCGGCGCGGGCCTGCTTGCTGGCGCGATGAACGCGCTGGCCGGCGGCGGCTCGTTCGTGACCCTGCCCGCGCTGATGTTCGCGGGCGTGCCCTCGGTCTCGGCCAATGCGTCGAGCACGGTCGCCCTGCTGCCCGGCGCAGCCACGTCCGCCTGGGCCTACCGGCGCGACTATCGCGGCTTCGAGCAGGTATCGATGCGGGCCATGGTGGCGGTGAGCCTGACCGGCGGACTGGCCGGCGCGCTGCTGCTGATGTTCACGCCGTCGCGCGCATTCGACTTCATCGTGCCGTGGCTGCTGCTGGTGGGCTCGCTCGCCTTTGCGTTCGGCCGGCAGGCCGGCGCCTGGCTGCGCCGGCGGATGCGGATCGGCCGGCCTGCGCTGCTGCTCGCGCAGGGCGCGCTGGCCGTCTACGGCGGCTACTTCGGCGGAGCGGTGGGGATCATGATGATGGCGGTGTGGTCCCTGCTCGGCCATGACGACCTGCGCGCGCTCAACGCCTCGCGCACGCTGCTGGTGGGCGCGACCAACGTGGTGGCCGTGCTGTGCTTTGCCGCCGCGAAGCTGGTCTGGTGGCCGCAGACGCTGGTGATGCTGGTGGCCGCCGCGCTGGGCGGCTACCTGGGTGCGCATGTGGCGCGGCGTCTGCCGGTGCCGATCGTGCGGCTGCTGATCTCCGCCTTCGGCTTTTCGATGACGGCGCTGCTGTTCTGGCGCGCGTGGTCGCATGCCTGACGCGCACGCAAACCGCCATGCCGCGCGTCCATCCCGCTCACGGCAAACCGGCTGCGCCACGTTGCCATCGCGGTCCAACGTTTGTGCCTGCCACGCACCGTGTCGGGCCCGCGGGCAGCGAGGCCGGATCGGCCATCCCGCGCGCCGATCGCTTCAGCGCGCAAATCGTCTTCTTCGTTGCGCGCGGCATCGCCATCCTGATCGCGGCCGTGGCGATCGGATTCGATGCAATGGACGGCGGAATGGGAAGCGGAACGCCGGGCCCATCCCCCACTTCGTCGCACGCGACAGCCCATTGAAGCTGCGGTATGATCCGGCCCCGGTCCGAACCGGCAAAGAAAAAGCCCGCGGGCCGGGGGGCGGGCGGGCTTAACATCTTCAGCCTTTAACGACGAAAGATGGTCGGGTGTGCTTTGTGAATGAGCATGCGCCGGAATTCACAAAGCGAGGCCATTATAAAAAGGGCACGCCCCTCGCCATACCCCAACGACGAGGGGGGTCTGCGCACGCCTTTCGCACACCGTTCTGCCCCATCTAATCAGTGAACGCGGCGTCCAACGTTTGCGGTGTCAGCGCCCCGCTCGACGCATGCCGCCGACCATCGGTCCGCAGGATCAACATCCTCGGCAATTCGCCCTGCCACTCGGGGTCGAACGCGGCACGCAGGCGCTCCGGCATGGCCTCGGCATTGGCGTACTGCGGCACCTGCGCGAGGCCGATGCGGGCATCGCGCACCAGCGGCGCCAATGCGCGGTTCAGCATCGCGGCCTGCTCAGGGCCGTCCATGGCCACCATCACCACATCCACACGCAGCCGACCGGCGCGCCGCCACCGGCGATGCGGGCGATGTTCTCGCGGCAGTAGCTGCAATCGAGCGCCCAGAGCTCGACGATGAGCGGGCGCGGCCGCGGTGTCCGCAGCAGGGCCGGCACGTCGCCGGCGTGCAGCGGCTGGAACCGCAGGGCGCCGTCCGCATGCGCCGCCAGCACGGCGACCGACAGCGCCAAGCCCATCGCCACCGATTTCCAGCGAATCGCACCGCGACTCATGGCGCGACCTCCAGGGCCGCGTTGGGCG includes these proteins:
- a CDS encoding sulfite exporter TauE/SafE family protein, translating into MESATPLLFGAGLLAGAMNALAGGGSFVTLPALMFAGVPSVSANASSTVALLPGAATSAWAYRRDYRGFEQVSMRAMVAVSLTGGLAGALLLMFTPSRAFDFIVPWLLLVGSLAFAFGRQAGAWLRRRMRIGRPALLLAQGALAVYGGYFGGAVGIMMMAVWSLLGHDDLRALNASRTLLVGATNVVAVLCFAAAKLVWWPQTLVMLVAAALGGYLGAHVARRLPVPIVRLLISAFGFSMTALLFWRAWSHA